GGGAAATTCCACTACTCGTTTCTCCGGGCCGCATGTTCTCCGGCCCTAGCGACGATAGAGGTGTTGTTGCACCTAGCTAGCTAGCCAGACTGGAGCAGTAGGTCCAAGTCACAGCTGCACCCACGTAGCCATTTTCTCTACCATGCCAGTTCTCTTCTTCACATATCTATGCCAAGAAAAGACACGAGGTAGATAGGAGTAGTTACTCTCTCTGCGGCAGACACACGCACCGCTGCGACAGTGTATGGTATGGCATGGGCGATCGAGTCGAGTTGAAACAAAAATGGTAGGCACGCGCGAAGAAGCCAGTTGACAACGACAGGAATCAATGCGGGTACCAGATTCACGGGCCCACGCCAACTACTCCTCATGCTCATGCAGCAGCCGGACGAGCGTGCGGGCTCCGGGCTTGTGCGTGCTCGTCTATCTATTGGGTGCTATCTTTCTGAATCTCTGATGACCAGCTCGCTTGCACATCAGAAATTGGTCCAAAGTGATTTCTTTTCGAGATCTCTTTCTTTTCAGGTTGACAGATAGTAACAGGCTACTGTATATCGACGTGTTTGTTAAGCACGAGACAAGATGTTGCACCCAATATGTTATCTTACTCACATTACACAAAAGAAGTAGAAACTCGAAATGTTACTAATAATATCTTGAGCAACATCACACAAGAGAGTAGAAACTCGAAATGTTACTAGCAGTCAGCTAGTTTTACTGGAGTTAGTAACCATTTTGCCACAAGCCAAGACATACGCACAGAACACTCGGAGAGAGAAGTGGACAGACGTATAGCAGTACTGTATATCCAAGAGAAAGGGCAAATGAACACTGGTGATGAACACGAACGCAGGGCGCAGCATCCCATCGGGGTTCAGGAGGCGACGCATGAGTTGAGGCCCAGGCATCCCATCCACATGCTCCACTTCTGCAGGCCAAACAAAGAGCGGCCAGCTCCAGCAATCACGACAAAAATTAAAGAAACCAATTCCGGCAGTAACTAGACATTCTTTTCCGGGGGCCGTACGTACCTTCCTTGGCCGCCGGTGGGAGGCGGGCTCCGGCGGTGGCGCCTTGTAGAGGTCCTCGTCGACGTGCCGCACCTGGTACCTGCTGGCGCCGCTCTTGGCCGTGGCAGCGTCCGAGGACGCCCTGGCGCGCTCCCGGGACACGTcgccctccggccgccgccgcctcgcctgctTCTTCTTGGGCGTGGGATTGCGTGGAGGAGGCGAGTACCTGAACCACACGTCGCTGCAGGCCTCCGGCGCCGGCGTGGCGTAGcacgcggcggccgccgccgcctgcgGCTCGGCGTAGTCGTAGTTGTAGTTCCACTCCCCGAACGCCGGCACACGACGCCTCCTCGCCTTCTGCAAGATACCACAAGTGTAGTACATGGTGATCAGACCACGACCCCCATTGTTGGTGAGGTTTGTGCTAGGAGTACTGATGGCTCGCCTGGTGGCTCGGCCGCCACTTACCTCCATCTGGTTCTGGTTCAGCACGGCATAGACAGGGGAGACAGAATGAGCTAGAGAAGAAGAAGCGAAGCTGGGGCCGGTGAGTGAGTGGGGCTACGTAGCCAAGCAGAACGGAATGGAAGCTCCTCCCATGGCTGGATGCGCGTGTATTTATAGCGAGAACCGGTGGAGTAACTCACAGCACTAGCCACGCCCCGAGTTTGTCAGAGCGGCCCGGTGCGCGCTCCGGTCCGGTGTGTAGCGTTGAAGCGAAGAACCGGCACGGGACCGGCGACGTTTGACAAAGTGCGCGCGAGGGGGGACGGCCGGTATGGAAGGCCGACGCTTGTCAGTACGCTCTGCAGCGAGCTAGCCAGCCGGGGCGCGGCCGGTATGGTGTGTCCGGGAGTGGCCCCTCGTTTGACGCGCGAGCATTTACTGCGACGCATCCATCGGGCACCGTTTTCTTTTCTGGCTGCGCGTTGCGCCGGGTTCGCCGGTGGCCTGCAGCCGTCCTGTCGCGCCCGTGTGTTATTTCCGCACCATCATTACTGGCTGATTAGAAAATCTGACTGAGCGTCGTGAAGCTGGCATGTCCTGCTACCGACACGGTGACAGGATGGTTTCTACCACACGTTTTCTACTCTATAAACCATGGTAAGTTTACTCTCAAAATGTACATGGAGTGAGAGTAGTattgtactctctccattcctttatacaaggccacaaactcaaattacatgtATTAAGGTAAAATTTAATGACCATTTTGCAAGCTAATTTTTTCTTTTTGTTAACCGGGATTATTAATACGCCCGCATGCATGCAAGAAAGAAATAGGAGTAAGAAGGAAGTGGTACAAGGTCATTATGACTACatacatgcaagtattaaacaagttgctaTCACGAGAAAACATCATTAAATTTTACCTCGATTACTGTTATTAGCCTTGTAGAGTATTTTTCATAGtagccttgtataagggaatggagggagtactaggatGTTTACTCTCACTAAAAATGCAGGGCTTGGGTTTGCCCAGCATCTTCAAAGGGTGATGTAAAAATTGGTGTAAAAAAAGTTTTTAGGGCAGAAGAGAGAAGTTTTGGGGCACCGTGGCCGTTTTTTTCAAACGCCCAAAAACTGATCCAATGGTTACGAGGCCGGAAAGCGAATCTGATGGTTGTCGGGACATCGAGCTCAATTCTGGCTGGCATAGCTCGCTGGGATCAGGGCCGTCATTGGGCCGCCTAGGGGTGGAAGGACAAGGGCCCAGAGCGGAGCCAGGGGTGCGACCAACTCCAGCGGCGCTGCGCGGCCCGAGCGCCGAACAACGTCATAGCTCAGTGATGGTCGCGCCGATCGACTGGGGGTCTCCCAGCCGCTAATTGACCTCAATGACCAATGGAGGTGCGGAGGCGACCATTTTGGCCAACGGATGGGCGGGGGAATGACTTGAATCGGTCGTGACATTTCGAGCTCCCGCAGGGGCCAGAACCGGCCGAAATTGGCATGGGTTGGAGATGCTCAGCGGCGGGGAAGTTTCACCACGACAGTTGGGTTCCGACCAAGGTATTTTTGTTTTTAGGCAGCATCAAGGTAAATTTGAGGCATACTGTTTTCTTTTGGCAGGGTATAGAGATAGATCATCTACTGGAGCAGTTTTTTTTGCCACAAAGTGCCCCAAAATACAGTTTTTTGGGCACCGTCGATATTTTAAATCATTTATTGGAGATGCTTTTATTGCGACCATGCTCTTTCTCACTAACAAGGACATACTACTACTCTTTCCGATTAGCAAGGACACGTCCCCCAAACTGTTTGACGTGTGAGCAGTCAGAGGAGACGTGTGCACATCTCCTCTCAGGCTGCTCCTTCTCGCGCACAGTTTGGCACGAGGCTCTGTCCAGAATACCATCGATTATTTGTCATCCTTAGGGGGAGGGCTTGACTTTTTGCATTGGTGGCTAGAAAATGGCCTCTCGGTTCCAACCTCAACATGAATGGCACATCCACTATCATCCGATCACCGCCTGAGCATTGGAAAAATCGTAACAAGATCGTCATAGACAACATCCGACTCAACTTAGATGGACTATTCGACACAAACAGATCGAAGGCCAGACAGTGGGCATTATTGGGCACGAGTAGCCCTGCAGCATTGCTCCCTAAGGGAACGATACTTGTCGTTTAGGAGCATCGCATCGTTCCTAAGGTGTAACCTTTTGTGGTATTGTGTACTTCGGGTGTGGCTTTTGATGGCTTAAATAACTATTATCTAATGATGCATCGAAACGAaagcttttgcattttcttgaagAAACAAAGATATGCAAGCTTCTCAACTCTCTATGACGTCTAGAACATACAAAGAATATTTCCATGAACAAGAAAGTCGAAAGAATCCGTCTCTCAATGCCATTCCGCGTGTGAATAAATACATCAAACTAAAGCCCATAGAAAATAAGCACCTAATAGAAAGGAACACCATATGAAGAACTATAAGACTGAATGACTTCCAATGCATGTGCAACATCTGCCCATGAGAAATGTCCAAGCCATCCATTAACCATAATGAAACTCCGTGCAAACACCCACCCTCTTAAATATAACTATAATGCACATGGCTATAGGCTAACTACGAGGACATACTTTTATTTTGTTATGAGAAGAAACACCCGTGTCCACTTTTGTGTTAGAGATGGAACCGAGAAAGAATAATCGACTATAGCCCCGAATTAACCATATTTCACAAATAACATAGAGGAAAAATAAAAtgaccactactagaaaaaaggctgttagtggcgcacctgtttttgctattaatggcgcattataggtgcgccactagtaacaaatagtaatggcgcacctctggtgcgccattagtatcccagataatagtggcgcaccacacagtgcgtcattactatgtccaacagtgcgctattactatgcctcctaggggccatatttaccttcacgtatgcccccaagtgcgccattactatgccccataatgcgccgctggtatttagccctggtgcgccactaatgctcaacatggtgcgccactactatgaatattaggattttttttttgctcttatgatatttgcacaggttacaaaatacattacatcacagaatataaacagcacaacatataaacagtagatttatcgaatacaatagaagattagtctccgaatacaattcatcatattagtctccgaatttaaaataccgaacaaagttagaatattacaagtctcgagaccgcgagtagcgagtttgtcttcacattacaagtcgatatctaaactaccatcacatagaagagagctgcggtcacgatgagcatcatcgcggtgaaactggtcttcatcaggttcctcctccgctccctcctctctcccgctagatagcgcgcgtatctagcttccgcctccgccctagtggtgtaccctttgtaactgttaccgctgaaacggtgaacctatctccgacactccttccagtcgtcgtagactccgggaaccttacccttgtacacgacatacgacggcatctctatgcactagacaaacaaaccgttagtagcaattcacagacaatacataagcaatatataagtatgcaacaaaaggatcggaagagaaaaacaacacattaatagcacgattcatggtcctactaataaatagcatcaattacatataagttgaacgactgtccaaactaaagagacatacaagttcattaaagtttaattacaacatgagctaatcgatatttcagaactacatagcatcattactttcgactcgactcagggaccggagcgtggatgaagccgccgtctttcgtgatggtcatgaaatcgtgaTCGTTGTCACcatgcatttgtagcgttgtttctatttcactgttggacggttgatatttgaggtagaaccgccccgaggtacgaaggacatcttgatggatgatttccgcaaactctgactggatgcgaaagaattcttgtctgatgtccgcgtcctggattgccaacaagcgtgcggcccaatctttgagattagttggtagcagaaggtgattatggtcccgtacgatcgcccgcatgtgatggagggcgtagtaggcatccttctgaccgccaggcggctgcttgacgcaggggaacgtcattacgtgggtgaacacatgcttgccgcacctacaaattggcctcctgaaggtgcctccagatttggcggagccggggagagcatcatcaagaactttcttgatatttgtgtagtctttcttcgactgacggtccgagtcgaaatacgtggccatggaatatttcgggcttaaagaggatgagtgtgcaatgtgtgtcactgcacaaaacacggaatgttagaaaaaaaagaacgatcgaaatctaagaaatcatatgttacggggcggtgaggggatgacttactcgggaaagtaaggcacgaggaagttatccttatctgggtttgccagaatgatgccttcgaggtatgaactcgcgacttgccggtccccagcactgcccaagatcttggcacacatgtagaaggggtcgactatcacgatgttcggggtcttgtctctaatgatccgcatctccatactgagcgaaaatagccgaatgaaggtgtagtgcagcggatgaaggttaaacatagcgaagatgtcatcaaaccgcaggacgatcatacccccgatggtgctatcgacaaagcccttgccctctggaaccttggccacgaaaactgggtatgccacatcattctcggagagatgccgcttctccaaagaaagaacactgtcatgcagactccacatagcaccggttgcagaattgagcagattagtcggtagcatcggcctacccgccacatgcaccctcctcgagatatccttaggtgaaggtggcccgtcctgagcacggatcgtactcggtgccggctggctcgcacccttgttattttttcttttccgtcccttctgcttcttttgctgtaatgggatcgagttctgctcagagaccaccttcttgagtgtgttggggctgataatatttcgcacctcggctatctgaggctcggtgaaggcggcagctggaggcgtctcctgagaactgaatgccagacgacgcctgttgcaattgggtttctccgcggtaccagctagatcgcgatcgtcttttgcagggttgggttcttgagaaggaggccccaagaattcgtcaccgtacccatgttcgttgaagtacttatcgacgttggtaaatgtaccgtcgtcgtcgtccggatcctgtgccatatgcatgtccggatcagctgtggcggtagcgttgcggcggtcttgccatggcttggcgccggcacgactggcagtgttgtctgtggggtggtgtcccccgcccccaaacgaatctggctcttcggccaaagcatggaccagcttatgcaggcgctgagggtcatcacatcatcttcgtcggccccagggggtcgatacggaggtaacaagttgtcgcagccccgcagcacccgaaccagttgaaccctatacacggtgggtggcatcggattaccgtggaacaagcggttgcctggttgaacgattctggccttggcgacatcgatcaactcgccgtccacgaagtgcaagagagtgcatggaacgtcggcggcgccctgcgaaaacatgtagggcgacAGGGATGCCCAgtaaaaggcaaggagatgaagtcatcggccgagaggcttagttatcgtgatggcgtcgagctcggctaatgtcgaggcaccgccaacggcgggcgtgcaagtgacggaggggccgcttgctgccgaggtgccggccggcgtattcttcgcacacccgggtgcattaagctccaatgccggcgccgacgccggagacaccaatgccgcatccgccggagacaccaatggcactgGTGCGTTTTGCGAGTTGCTGCCCAtaaagctgggaatcgggggcggcccctgttggccgcccgcaatccatgcctgcagccccttaatcaaggtaggcacaatggcggtgatcgtcgctcccagttggtctcgcacttgctcttcgactatctccggaatccgcgccacttgtgccttgagttcttgaacctcgcgctcctggctttccgagctggtctttctctcctttcgcccagcgttatagtattccgaccatttcgtggacaagcctttgccggccacacgaccagctgacgatggcttactgaacttatccttgtgtttcattacgttcaacgccctatttaaagtggtgtcccaaggggagctctgagacgaccccacgctactgcttcaGTTTCctacggaaggaacgtgaaccatttagaaatttggcttcattaattagaatgcaaccatatggagctaattacgcgggtgtgtattccttaccagaacaagctcaagcaccttggtcttcggatccgtggtaaggtcctttgttaccgggtccaccttgtaccgggccctgacatagttcctggtctgcttgtcacggtatttatcgaagaggggcggtaggccttgctcggcacgctccgcgtcctccttgtcccatataggttccgccactctgtaaccgcctggaccgagtttgtggacccctaagttcaagtcccacaTATCTTTcacccactgacttgattccgcagatgcgttgctctcgcacttgatctt
This window of the Triticum aestivum cultivar Chinese Spring chromosome 5D, IWGSC CS RefSeq v2.1, whole genome shotgun sequence genome carries:
- the LOC123125114 gene encoding uncharacterized protein; the encoded protein is MEKARRRRVPAFGEWNYNYDYAEPQAAAAAACYATPAPEACSDVWFRYSPPPRNPTPKKKQARRRRPEGDVSRERARASSDAATAKSGASRYQVRHVDEDLYKAPPPEPASHRRPRKKWSMWMGCLGLNSCVAS